The proteins below come from a single Drosophila teissieri strain GT53w chromosome 3L, Prin_Dtei_1.1, whole genome shotgun sequence genomic window:
- the LOC122618228 gene encoding talin-2 isoform X1: MSTLSLRIQLEGGRVTKTIQFQPNTTVFDACKVIRDKFAEAVQGQPSEYGLFISDEQNQQGVWLEPGRTLGYYILHNQDTLEYRRKTRTLRVRMLDGAVKTILVDDSQPVSQLMVVICTKIGITNHEEYGLVREDNEAQNENLPDNKFGTLTLKRKIMEKDRDAKMESLRKKLKTDDEMNWVDVSRTLREQGIDEAETVLLRRRFFFSDQNIDSRDPVQLNLLYVQARDAILDGTHPVTQDKACEFAGIQVHIQFGPHNEAKHKTGFLDLKDFLPQSYVRTKGIEKKIFSEHRKHADHSEIDAKVLYTKTARELPTYGVTFFLVKEKMNGKNKLVPRLLGVTKDSVLRLDEHTKEILISWPLTTVRRWGASPNTFTLDFGDYANQYYSVQTTEAEQIVQLIAGYIDIIIKKKQTKDHFGIEGDEGSTMVEESVAPSKATFLQHETNRMEQLNVESLAHPGIMRPYDGERSYMENEVQTVQYGAFVGQVNHAHQPPSTKEVRISSVNLTEPQRALLGYISAGQDVLIRADEELRTRAPIQELGSDLRSIEWRENTLDTSKQAVSSHVATMSAATAQIITASHPDEVDTEAISASVSQIAQTIPEVTKEVRLIAALMENDTNGDQLLEAARNLCSAFSDLLKAAEPESKEPPQHLINAASRVGEATTHVLSTIAEEEVPENRDLHDMLLALAKAVANTTAALVLRAKNIAASCEDEQARNRVIGAASQCALATSQLVACAKVVAPTLHNAACREQLEAAAKNVARAVNSLCEVCNEASNDPKLKADLLAAARDVSKSLTDMLEHVKLSSREHANRTSTELSPVENVIIGTDILVSTHDPQEMVRHARTLGQTTAQLIQSIKGEADQQQDADMKRHLLSAAKQLADATAKLVEAARLCSSNPHDSDNQNALRRAAEELREITTTAANTPAMKRGLIQRLEFCSKQAASAATQCISAAQNAVQHSQDHQTKETLLQDCKRVADTIPRLVTSLKTTRAQPDDPNAQLNLIEAAEQFVEPAFQVSKSSRALQPTVTDIPSATQLSKGALHLGQCVSELHSVAQRARDACGGQELESALEEVRKLHDVLDDTRQAAIAGQLRPLPGQTVENTADELRKSAKNVGIALSQLLSSVLHNQRSYAGAAGRDTALALGDFTRSVHGVAATTQNPAIIDCADDVVTSSARLIEQAQRTLQGASNPEALTQAGREVTGALSATVDCIPGQREVDVALRNVSELSEILSMSEFPPSSRPYATLQSELKQVAEQLSSAGGEIVVSYSSPALLAESSQNFAANYRDLLSVSMEMAGQTQEEEVRSHMIESLRHVSTQSCSLLSTAKSIAADPGQPNAKNLLHAAARGVTESINQLVDASIQSAPGQKECDNAMRNIEALRLMLDYPHEPINELGYFDCVEQATGKSRNLGYAISEMINNAKQSQHVEFSQSVNNVNDSIQGLIESSSQAAYLIGVSHPSSVAGRPGIIDQAQLTWAYQGIRQHCDIVSSQQSTKPQMISALTVIAKHTSYLCSICRQASMNTSNPVAKNEFIVLAKQVATATSDLVQAIKAIEEQPSGGSRERLVDPLLEAVKAVRQYASSPEFSSVPAKISAEGRKAQEPVIQAGRGVIDGVVEMVKAAKSLALTPDNPPVWQQLSMHSTPVSESVKRLVDNIRDKAPGQAQCEQVLHTLGTCTRELDSCALAVNAQGLSQRRDNNLHGFSGQTMNSASELIDKLEPIRVAGKNNAEQLGHAVGEISRYVVPMVNGAIGACTHIVHSQQQMSLIQQTRSVVESAITLVQSAKDSAGNPRATHAHPRLDDAIDGTREAIQELQQTVEKISAETGIVTGLMEQVNRSITRLTDKRQSLLNASYSDTFVDYQTRMVARAKEIASLANEINAKSSVEPSALPQLAVDMTQNYQQLTQDSVGASTTTSSPDVAMRIRTTVVDLGRSVSSMIQSSAGGARPNDVGAQKEIARSAREVSEKVAQVLAALQAGSRGTQACINAAHTVSGIIGDLDTTIMFATAGTLHSDGDGSFADHREHILQTAKALVEDTKVLVTGAAGTQDQLANAAQNAVSTITQLAEAVKRGACSLGSAQPDSQVMVINAVKDVASALGDLINCTKLASGKSINDPSMQDLKESARVMVLNVSSLLKTVKAVEDEHTRGTRAMEATVEAISQEIRAMHTPPPVGNTQVGPEDLIRVTMNVTAATAKAVAAGTSNLQTDIVSAANLGRRAISEMLIVCRSVAWNCAETEELRTRTLEAGTAVGESYRDLLSGILHNCSADDRMHLSRRVAKCVTDLVAMARLLKGSDWIDPEDPTVIAENELLGAAASIDAAAKKLASLRPRRQADVKIELDENMKFDEMILEAAKGIMGASAALVRAANAAQRELIDTGKVARRPLTSSDDGQWSEGLISAARLVAAATHSLVEAAQNLVRGVGTEVMLISTAKQVAASTAQLLIACKVKSNPNSEAGRRLQAAGNAVIKSTDNLVHSAQQGLEVEEERSLTINTSMVNGMTQEINARSAVLRKEKELEEARQLLKNVRHAQRYAKNAQGFTTDESDTEYAYRSQNNTLGRSGYYGSSEMPSSPSYLSGGQQQKHHYNYASPQPQHFHHPGAVSPPPSNYPPMDDPNGDFPPPPPPLSTTISNMQTATSGHSFRPNPKLTANAVPRPYPGSPGGSNGLISAPTTSGTPTNTNYQQSYESSSIKSLNSSPPAVPKKPTVNRNLAACVQDLHDKTFGQGGVVQLTGGNGYPGQNYEGYTSRYETRNFDKSANNTTSSSSELGAVKPLESSFSQMTLNTDGGKISIVDQGSERLTSMTQRVMERKSFTTTTESRSETKTEKHSFRLD; this comes from the exons ATGTCCACACTATCGCTGCGTATCCAACTGGAGGGTGGTCGGGTCACCAAGACCATACAGTTCCAGCCCAACACCACAGTCTTCGATGCCTGCAAGGTCATTCGCGATAAGTTCGCCGAGGCAGTGCAAGGACAAC CCAGCGAATATGGCCTGTTTATCTCTGACGAGCAGAACCAGCAGGGAGTTTGGTTAGAACCGGGACGCACCCTGGGATACTACATACTGCACAACCAGGACACGCTGGAGTATCGCCGCAAGACGCGAACCCTGCGTGTTCGTATGTTGGATGGCGCTGTAAAGACCATTCTGGTGGATGACTCCCAGCCAGTGTCGCAGCTTATGGTGGTCATCTGCACAAAGATCGGCATCACCAATCATGAGGAATATGGTTTGGTGCGCGAGGACAACGAGGCGCAGAATGAGAATCTGCCGGACAACAAGTTCGGCACGCTCACCCTCAAGCGCAAGATTATGGAGAAGGATCGGGATGCCAAAATGGAGAGTTTGCGCAAAAAACTGAAGACGGACGATGAAA TGAACTGGGTGGATGTGAGTCGCACCTTGAGGGAGCAGGGTATAGATGAGGCAGAAACTGTTTTGCTCCGTCGGCGCTTTTTCTTCTCGGATCAGAATATCGATTCTCGAGACCCCGTGCAATTGAATTTGCTGTATGTCCAAGCCAGGGATGCCATTCTAGATGGAACGCATCCAGTCACCCAAGACAAAG CTTGCGAGTTTGCTGGCATCCAAGTGCATATTCAATTTGGACCACATAATGAGGCCAAGCACAAGACCGGATTTTTAGA CTTGAAGGACTTTCTGCCTCAGTCTTATGTGCGCACCAAGGGAATTGAGAAGAAAATCTTTTCGGAGCACAGAAAGCATGCGGATCATTCTGAAATCGACGCCAAAGTCCTGTACACTAAGACCGCCCGGGAGTTGCCCACCTACGGTGTGACCTTCTTTCTGGTCAAGGAGAAGATGAATGGCAAAAACAAGCTGGTTCCCCGTCTTCTCGGAGTGACCAAGGATTCGGTGCTGCGCCTGGACGAGCACACCAAAGAGATCTTGATCTCGTGGCCCTTGACAACAGTACGACGTTGGGGCGCCTCGCCAAACACCTTCACCCTGGACTTTGGCGACTACGCCAATCAATACTACTCGGTGCAGACGACGGAGGCCGAGCAGATTGTCCAGCTTATTGCTGGCTACATCGACATTATTATTAAGAAGAAGCAGACTAAGGATCATTTCGGCATTGAAGGCGATGAGGGATCCACAATGGTGGAAGAGTCAGTGGCACCATCCAA AGCCACCTTCTTGCAACACGAAACGAATCGCATGGAGCAACTTAATGTGGAGAGCTTGGCTCATCCAGGCATTATGCGTCCTTATGACG GCGAGCGCTCTTATATGGAGAATGAAGTGCAGACCGTGCAGTACGGTGCCTTCGTCGGCCAGGTGAACCATGCCCACCAGCCGCCCTCG ACTAAGGAAGTTCGCATTAGTTCTGTAAATCTGACGGAGCCACAGCGAGCTCTGCTTGGTTACATATCCGCTGGCCAGGATGTCTTAATTCGCGCTGACGAAGAGCTGCGCACTAGG GCACCCATCCAAGAGCTGGGCAGCGATTTGCGCTCTATTGAATGGCGTGAGAACACCCTAGACACTTCCAAACAGGCGGTTAGCAGTCATGTGGCCACTATGAGCGCCGCCACTGCCCAAATTATAACCGCCTCCCATCCGGATGAAGTGGATACGGAGGCCATTTCGGCATCGGTCTCCCAGATCGCCCAAACAATTCCAGAGGTGACCAAGGAGGTGCGCCTTATTGCCGCCTTAATGGAGAACGACACGAATGGTGACCAACTGCTGGAGGCCGCCCGCAACTTGTGCAGTGCCTTCAGTGATCTCCTCAAGGCAGCCGAACCGGAGAGCAAGGAGCCGCCACAGCATCTGATCAATGCAGCCAGTCGAGTGGGCGAAGCTACAACTCATGTACTCAGCACTATTGCCGAAGAAGAGGTTCCCGAGAACCGTGACCTCCACGACATGCTTCTGGCCTTGGCCAAGGCGGTGGCCAATACCACTGCTGCCCTTGTGCTGCGTGCTAAGAACATCGCCGCGAGCTGTGAGGATGAACAGGCCAGGAATCGTGTAATTGGAGCTGCCAGTCAGTGTGCCCTGGCTACCAGTCAATTGGTGGCTTGTGCCAAGGTGGTGGCACCAACGCTCCACAATGCTGCCTGTCGTGAGCAACTGGAAGCGGCTGCCAAAAATGTGGCCAGAGCCGTCAACTCTTTGTGCGAAGTGTGCAATGAAGCCAGCAATGACCCCAAGCTAAAGGCCGATCTCCTAGCAGCCGCTCGTGATGTGTCCAAGAGCCTTACTGATATGTTGGAGCACGTAAAGCTGAGCTCCAGGGAGCATGCCAATCGCACCAGCACCGAACTAAGCCCCGTGGAGAATGTCATAATCGGCACTGATATCCTGGTATCTACCCACGATCCCCAGGAGATGGTGCGCCATGCTCGTACCCTTGGTCAAACCACTGCTCAGCTTATCCAGAGCATCAAGGGGGAGGCGGATCAGCAACAGGACGCAGACATGAAGCGTCATCTGTTATCTGCCGCCAAACAGCTGGCGGATGCCACTGCCAAGTTGGTAGAGGCCGCTCGTCTCTGCTCATCCAACCCTCATGATTCGGATAACCAAAACGCTTTGCGTAGGGCAGCAGAGGAACTTCGAGAGATCACCACTACTGCGGCTAACACGCCTGCGATGAAACGTGGACTTATCCAGCGACTGGAGTTCTGTTCGAAGCAAGCAGCCTCAGCAGCCACCCAGTGCATCTCGGCGGCCCAAAACGCTGTGCAGCACAGCCAAGACCATCAGACTAAGGAGACTCTTCTGCAGGATTGCAAGCGAGTGGCGGACACTATCCCTCGACTGGTCACTTCGTTGAAAACAACTCGTGCGCAACCCGATGATCCCAATGCCCAGCTTAATCTCATCGAGGCGGCGGAACAGTTCGTTGAACCTGCTTTCCAGGTGTCGAAATCGTCGAGAGCTCTACAGCCCACTGTCACCGATATTCCATCTGCTACCCAACTATCCAAGGGTGCCTTGCACTTGGGACAATGTGTCTCGGAGCTACATTCGGTGGCACAGCGTGCTCGTGACGCCTGTGGTGGTCAGGAACTGGAGTCAGCCCTAGAGGAGGTGCGCAAACTGCACGACGTGTTGGACGATACACGTCAGGCTGCTATCGCTGGGCAGTTGCGCCCGTTGCCGGGACAAACCGTTGAAAATACAGCCGATGAGCTAAGGAAATCAGCTAAGAACGTGGGAATCGCCTTGAGCCAACTGCTCTCCTCTGTGCTGCACAACCAGCGCAGCTACGCTGGAGCTGCAGGACGTGACACTGCTTTGGCATTGGGAGATTTCACCAGGAGTGTACATGGAGTGGCGGCCACAACTCAGAATCCAGCAATCATCGACTGTGCAGATGATGTGGTCACCAGCTCGGCGCGACTCATTGAGCAGGCCCAACGTACGTTGCAGGGAGCATCCAACCCGGAGGCTTTGACCCAAGCTGGTCGAGAGGTCACCGGAGCCCTTTCCGCCACCGTGGACTGCATTCCCGGACAGCGAGAAGTGGATGTGGCTTTGAGGAATGTCAGCGAGTTGAGTGAGATCCTATCGATGAGCGAATTCCCACCTTCAAGCCGTCCATATGCCACTCTGCAGTCGGAACTTAAGCAAGTGGCAGAGCAGTTGAGCAGCGCCGGCGGTGAGATTGTTGTGTCGTATTCTTCCCCAGCTTTGCTAGCCGAGAGTAGCCAAAACTTTGCTGCCAACTACCGGGATCTTTTGTCCGTCAGCATGGAAATGGCCGGCCAAACGCAGGAAGAGGAGGTGCGCTCCCACATGATTGAGTCCCTGCGACATGTCTCCACTCAGTCGTGCTCTCTCCTCTCGACTGCCAAGTCGATTGCCGCCGATCCCGGTCAGCCCAATGCGAAGAATCTGCTGCATGCCGCTGCCCGAGGAGTTACCGAGAGTATCAATCAATTGGTTGATGCCAGCATCCAGTCCGCTCCCGGACAAAAGGAGTGCGACAATGCTATGCGCAACATTGAAGCCTTGCGACTAATGTTGGACTATCCTCATGAGCCTATCAACGAGTTGGGATACTTTGATTGCGTAGAACAGGCCACTGGAAAGTCGAGAAACCTTGGCTATGCCATTTCCGAGATGATCAACAATGCCAAGCAGTCGCAGCATGTGGAGTTCAGTCAATCGGTGAACAACGTTAACGACTCCATCCAGGGATTGATTGAGAGCTCATCGCAGGCCGCCTATTTGATTGGAGTTTCGCATCCCTCAAGTGTCGCAGGAAGGCCAGGAATCATCGACCAAGCCCAACTGACTTGGGCCTACCAGGGAATCCGTCAGCACTGCGACATTGTGAGCAGCCAGCAGTCTACTAAGCCGCAAATGATTTCTGCCCTCACGGTGATTGCCAAGCACACCAGTTATCTGTGCTCCATTTGCCGTCAGGCCTCAATGAACACATCGAACCCTGTGGCCAAGAACGAGTTTATTGTGCTTGCCAAGCAGGTGGCCACGGCTACTTCGGACTTGGTGCAGGCTATCAAGGCTATAGAGGAGCAGCCGTCCGGCGGCAGTCGAGAGCGTCTGGTGGATCCCTTATTGGAAGCTGTCAAGGCTGTGCGCCAGTATGCCTCAAGTCCCGAGTTCAGCTCAGTGCCGGCCAAGATATCTGCGGAGGGCAGAAAAGCCCAGGAGCCAGTCATTCAAGCGGGTCGCGGTGTAATCGATGGTGTTGTGGAGATGGTCAAGGCTGCCAAGTCACTGGCCCTCACTCCTGATAATCCGCCAGTGTGGCAACAGCTCTCGATGCACTCCACCCCGGTTTCGGAGTCGGTAAAACGCTTGGTGGACAACATTCGCGACAAGGCACCTGGACAGGCACAGTGCGAGCAGGTGCTCCACACCCTGGGCACATGCACCCGAGAATTGGACAGTTGTGCCCTTGCCGTTAATGCACAGGGTCTCAGCCAGCGCCGCGATAACAACTTGCACGGATTCAGTGGCCAGACGATGAACTCTGCTTCCGAGCTTATTGATAAACTGGAACCCATTCGTGTGGCTGGCAAGAACAATGCTGAACAACTTGGTCATGCTGTGGGCGAAATCTCACGTTATGTGGTGCCCATGGTTAATGGAGCAATTGGGGCCTGCACCCACATTGTTCACAGCCAACAGCAAATGTCGCTGATTCAGCAGACCCGTTCGGTGGTGGAAAGTGCCATTACTCTGGTCCAATCGGCGAAGGACTCGGCTGGCAATCCCCGTGCCACTCATGCCCATCCCCGACTGGATGACGCAATCGATGGCACAAGGGAGGCCATTCAGGAGCTGCAGCAAACCGTGGAGAAGATCAGTGCAGAAACGGGCATTGTGACCGGATTGATGGAGCAGGTGAACCGTTCCATCACCCGATTGACCGACAAGCGGCAGTCTCTGCTGAACGCCTCGTACTCGGATACCTTTGTTGATTACCAGACACGAATGGTGGCGCGAGCAAAGGAAATCGCAAGCCTGGCCAACGAGATTAACGCCAAGAGCAGCGTGGAACCATCGGCTCTACCTCAACTCGCCGTGGACATGACACAAAACTATCAACAGTTGACTCAGGACTCCGTTGGAGCAAGTACCACCACTTCCTCGCCGGATGTGGCTATGCGTATACGCACCACGGTCGTTGATTTGGGCCGATCAGTGAGCTCTATGATTCAGTCGTCGGCAGGCGGAGCACGACCCAACGATGTGGGCGCCCAAAAAGAAATTGCCCGCAGCGCTCGGGAGGTGTCCGAAAAGGTGGCCCAGGTGCTGGCGGCCTTGCAGGCGGGATCGCGTGGAACTCAGGCGTGCATAAATGCAGCCCACACGGTATCCGGCATCATTGGAGACTTGGATACAACCATTATGTTCGCTACCGCAGGAACTTTGCATTCGGATGGAGATGGAAGCTTTGCCGATCACCGCGAGCATATACTGCAAACGGCGAAGGCTTTGGTGGAGGACACCAAGGTTCTGGTGACTGGAGCGGCTGGAACTCAGGATCAGCTAGCCAACGCCGCTCAGAATGCTGTCTCAACCATAA CTCAACTGGCGGAGGCAGTGAAGCGGGGAGCATGCTCGCTGGGATCTGCCCAACCCGATTCCCAGGTCATGGTAATCAACGCCGTCAAGGATGTGGCCTCGGCACTTGGCGATTTAATTAACTGCACTAAGTTGGCCTCTGGCAAGTCCATCAACGATCCCTCCATGCAGGATCTTAAGGAGAGCGCCAGG GTAATGGTGCTGAATGTGTCCTCACTGCTAAAGACTGTGAAGGCTGTCGAGGATGAGCACACTCGCGGTACTCGTGCAATGGAGGCCACCGTGGAAGCCATCTCACAGGAGATTCGG GCCATGCACACTCCACCACCAGTTGGCAACACCCAGGTGGGACCTGAGGATCTGATCCGAGTGACCATGAATGTGACGGCTGCCACTGCCAAGGCTGTTGCTGCCGGAACCTCCAATTTGCAAACTGATATCGTATCTGCAGCCAATCTGGGACGCCGTGCCATTTCTGAAATGCTAATCGTCTGCCGCTCCGTGGCCTGGAACTGTGCCGAAACGGAGGAGCTGAGAACACGCACTCTGGAGGCGGGAACTGCTGTCGGGGAATCGTACCGCGACCTGCTCAGTGGTATCCTGCACAATTGCAGTGCCGACGATCGTATGCATTTGTCGCGTCGCGTTGCCAAGTGCGTCACCGATCTGGTGGCCATGGCCAGGCTGCTCAAGGGCTCCGATTGGATCGATCCCGAGGATCCCACGGTCATTGCGGAGAACGAGCTGTTGGGCGCTGCTGCCTCCATCGATGCTGCCGCCAAGAAATTGGCTTCACTGCGTCCTCGTCGTCAGGCCGATGTCAAG ATTGAACTTGACGAAAACATGAAGTTTGACGAAATGATCTTGGAGGCCGCCAAGGGAATAATGGGAGCATCTGCTGCCTTGGTGCGTGCTGCAAACGCTGCTCAGCGTGAGCTCATCGACACGGGCAAGGTGGCTCGACGTCCGCTAACGAGCTCCGACGATGGCCAGTGGTCGGAGGGCCTCATTTCGGCCGCACGACTTGTGGCCGCCGCTACTCACAGCCTGGTGGAGGCAGCCCAGAACCTGGTGCGCGGAGTGGGCACCGAAGTGATGCTGATTTCTACAGCCAAGCAGGTTGCCGCTTCCACGGCCCAGCTGCTGATTGCCTGCAAGGTGAAGTCGAATCCGAACTCTGAGGCTGGTCGTCGTCTTCAGGCCGCTGGCAATGCAGTGATCAAGTCCACAGACAACCTGGTGCACTCTGCCCAACAGGGCCTGGAAGTAGAGGAGGAGCGCTCGCTTACGATCAACACCTCGATGGTAAACGGCATGACGCAGGAAATCAACGCTCGGTCCGCCGTGCTGCGCAAGGAAAAGGAACTGGAGGAGGCCCGACAGCTTCTGAAGAATGTACGCCACGCGCAGCGCTACGCGAAGAACGCTCAGGGATTCACCACAGACGAAAGTGACACCGAGTACGCCTATAGAAGCCAGAACAAT ACTTTGGGTCGCAGCGGTTACTACGGTTCCAGCGAGATGCCCAGTTCGCCAAGCTACTTGTCcggtggccagcagcagaagcatcACTACAACTATGCCAGTCCGCAGCCGCAGCACTTCCATCACCCAGGAGCGGTGTCTCCACCGCCGTCCAACTACCCACCGATGGACGATCCCAACGGAGACTtcccaccaccaccgccaccactgTCTACGACCATTTCTAACATGCAAACCGCCACATCGGGTCACAGTTTCCGCCCTAATCCCAAGCTAACAGCCAATGCCGTGCCCAGGCCCTATCCAGGTAGTCCTGGCGGCAGCAATGGCCTAATCTCTGCACCCACCACCTCAGGCACACCCACTAACACAAACTACCAGCAAAGTTATGAGTCGTCCAGCATTAAATCGCTAAACTCGTCTCCACCGGCGGTGCCAAAGAAGCCCACTGTAAACCGGAATCTGGCGGCGTGTGTGCAGGATCTGCATGACAAGACGTTTGGTCAGGGCGGCGTAGTACAGCTTACGGGAGGAAATGGCTATCCAGGTCAAAACTACGAGGGATACACGTCCAG ATATGAGACGCGTAACTTCGACAAGTCAGCCAACAataccaccagcagcagcagtgaaCTTGGAGCGGTCAAGCCATTGGAGTCAAGTTTCTCGCAGATGACCCTTAACACCGATGGCGGCAAGATCAGCATTGTTGACCAAGGCTCGGAGCGACTCACCTCGATGACCCAGCGAGTGATGGAGCGCAAGTCCTTCACCACAACAACGGAATCGCGATCGGAGACCAAGACGGAAAAGCACAGTTTTCGATTGGACTGA